A stretch of the Lolium perenne isolate Kyuss_39 chromosome 3, Kyuss_2.0, whole genome shotgun sequence genome encodes the following:
- the LOC127339188 gene encoding uncharacterized protein translates to MDYNPWLHKTQTHPGRIQTGEPPPNRNHHHPPPTMPPASSVVTTASSASSSDISLPSSPSPSPQHSPDPYAFSSLDEINAAPPAKKKKPRNWSGTPGSARAWPTTDEAVLLEAVAAYKEQHGRLPSRADLPAALAGRLPHISAEQAGKRLNSLRKRYDDSVRRLRRGTVPVTDDDVRVFRLSKRIWEGVPKRQHRRPRAAPHHERRPFAELQEMYPCLAAEVEAIDARCGMPGFMRTAFERIGDEQAAELEAKVKRQRLAQLKADVRRAELKSLVLRTIIAEME, encoded by the coding sequence ATGGACTACAACCCATGGCTCCATAAAACCCAGACACATCCTGGACGAATCCAAACCGGCGAACCACCCCCAAATCGCAATCACCACCACCCGCCGCCGACGATGCCTCCGGCGTCCTCCGTCGTGACCACGGCctcgtcggcctcctcctccgacaTCAGCCTCCCCTCCTCGCCCTCCCCGTCTCCACAACATTCCCCCGACCCCTACGCCTTCTCCTCCCTGGACGAGATCAACGCCGCCCCGCCGGCCAAGAAGAAGAAGCCACGGAACTGGAGCGGCACCCCGGGGTCGGCTCGAGCCTGGCCGACCACCGACGAGGCGGTCCTCCTCGAGGCCGTGGCCGCCTACAAGGAGCAGCACGGGCGGCTCCCCAGCCGCGCCGACCTCCCCGCGGCCCTCGCCGGCCGCCTCCCGCACATCAGCGCCGAGCAGGCCGGCAAACGCCTCAACTCTCTGCGCAAGCGGTACGACGACTCCGTCAGGCGGCTCAGGCGCGGCACCGTCCCCGTCACCGACGACGACGTCCGGGTCTTCCGCCTCTCCAAGCGCATCTGGGAGGGCGTGCCCAAGCGGCAGCACAGGCGGCCCCGCGCGGCGCCGCACCACGAGAGGCGGCCGTTCGCGGAGCTCCAGGAGATGTACCCGTGCCTGGCCGCCGAGGTGGAGGCGATCGACGCCAGGTGCGGGATGCCCGGGTTCATGAGGACGGCGTTCGAGCGGATCGGGGACGAGCAGGCGGCGGAGCTCGAGGCCAAGGTGAAGAGGCAGCGGCTGGCGCAGCTCAAGGCCGACGTCCGGCGGGCCGAGCTCAAGAGCTTGGTCCTCAGGACCATCATCGCTGAAATGGAGTGA